The Jiangella sp. DSM 45060 genome contains the following window.
CGACGGCAGCCTGCGCATCCTCGGCATGGACCCAGGGAGGGACGGGCCGGCCATCCGGGCCCGGCTGGGGGTGGTGCCGCAGCGCGACACCCTCGACGAGGAGCTGACGGTACGCGAGAACATCCTCGTGTACGGCCGCTACTTCGGGCTGTCGCGGGCGCACGTGCGGGCCAAGGCCGACGAGCTGCTCGAGTTCGCCCAGCTCACCGAGCGTGCCGACAGCGTCGTCGAGCCGTTGTCCGGCGGCATGAAACGGCGGCTGACCATCGCGCGGTCGCTGGTCAACGACCCCGAGCTGCTCCTCCTCGACGAACCCACCACCGGCCTCGACCCGCAGGCGAGGCACGTCCTGTGGGATCGCCTGTTCCGGCTGAAACGCTCGGGCGTCACGCTGGTCCTCACCACGCACTACATGGACGAGGCCGAGCAGCTGTGCGACCGCCTGGTCGTCATGGACGGCGGCCGCATCGTCGCCGAGGGGTCGCCGCGCGAGCTCATCGCGCTGCACGCCACCCGCGAGGTGCTCGAACTGCGCTTCGCCGACGACGACCACGCGCCGTACGCCGCCAAGCTCACCGACCTCGCCCAGCGCGTCGAGGTGCTGCCCGACCGCCTGCTCCTCTACACCGACGACGGCGACGCCACCGCCGCCGCGGTGCAGCAGCGCGGGCTCCAGCCGCTGTCGGTCCTGGCCCGCCGCGCGACGCTCGAGGACGTGTTCCTGCACCTCACCGGCCGGACGCTGGTCGACTGATGGCGACGACGCACGCGCAGCCTCGCGAGGGGCGCATGGCCGGCCGGGCGTTCGCGTACTGGCTCACGAACTACCGCCGGGTGTGGCAGGGCACCATCATCAGCGGCTTCCTCGGGCCGCTGTTCTTCCTGGTCGCCATGGGTTTCGGGCTCGGTTCACTGGTCGACGGCGGCGGACTGGGCGCGCCCGGGTACGTCGAGTTCATCGCGCCCGGCATCCTCGCCGCGCAGGCCATGCAGACCGCCGTCGGCGAGTCGACGTTCCCGGTCATGGGCGCGCTGAAGTGGCAGCGTCAGTACCACGCCATGCTGGCCGCGCCGCTGGGCGTCACCGACCTCGTCCTCGGACACGTCGCGTTCGTCGCCATGCGGGTGGCCATCACCAGCGTCGCGTTCGCCGTCGTCGCCGTCGCGCTGGGCGCCGTCACGTCCTGGTGGGTGCTGCTGGCGGTGCCGGCGGCCATCCTCACGGGGCTCGCGTTCACCACGCCGGTCTTCGCGTTCGCCGCCCGGCAGGACAACGACGCCGGCTTCAACGTGCTGTTCCGGTTCATCGTCATGCCGATGTTCCTGTTCTCCGGCACGTTCTTCCCGGTCTCGCAGCTGCCCGCCGTCCTGGAGGCGGCCGCCTGGGTGACGCCGCTGTGGCACGGGGTGGAGCTGTGCCGCGGCCTGGTCCTCGGCACGGCCACGGCGGCCGGCTCGCTCGGGCACGTCGCCTACCTGGCGCTCTGGGCCGTGGGCGGGCTGTGGCTGGCGTTCGCGAGCTTCCGGAAGCGGCTGGTCACATGAGCGCCCTCGCCGCCGTCGCCCGCGCGCTGCCCATTCCGGCCGGCGCGGGGCTGGCCCGCACGCTGATCGAACGCAACGCCCGCGCGTTCCGGCACGGCTGGGTCACGCTGGTCAGCGGCGTCTTCGAGCCGATCTTCTACCTGTTCTCACTCGGCGTCGGACTCGGCGCGCTCATCGGCGACGTCGACGCCGGCGGCGGGCGCATGGTCGAGTACGCCGCCTACGTCGCGCCGGCCATGATGGCGGCCGCCGCCATGAACGGCGCCGTGTTCGATTCCACGTTCAACCTGTTCTTCAAGCTCAAGTACGCCAAGCTGTACGACTCCGTGCTGGCCACGCCGCTCGGGCCGCGCGACGTCGCCGTCGGCGAGATCGGGTGGGCGCTGCTGCGCGGGCTGCTGTACTCCACGACGTTCCTGATTGTGGCCGCGGCCGCCGGCGTCGTGCACTCGTGGTGGGCGCTGCTGGCGCTGCCCGCGGCCAGCCTCATCGGGCTCGCGTTCGCCGCCGTCGGCATGTCCGTCACCACGTATCTACGCAGCTGGCAGGACTTCGACTACATCCAGCTGGCGCTGCTGCCGATGTTCCTGTTCTCGGCCACGTTCTATCCGTTGTCGACGTACGACGAGTCGATCCGGTGGATCGTGCAGGCGACGCCGCTCTACCACGGCGTCGCGATGATCAGGGACCTCATGCTCGGCGACGTCGCGTGGGGCATCCTTGCCCACGTGGCGTATCTCGCGGTCATGGGACTCATCGGCGTGCTGTTCGCGGCCCGGCGCATCGAACGGCTGCTGCTGCGGTGAGCGACGTGGGAGACGCCGGCGGGGCCGGCGGGGCTGGTTCGCTCGGTGACGCCGTCGCGGCCGGTGGGGCCGTCCCGTCCGACCAGGCCGTTCAGGCCGTCCAGCGGCAGACCGTGCGGACGCTCGTCGCCAGTCAGGTCGCCGGCGGGCTCGGCGTGTCCGCGGCCATCGCCGTCGGCGCCGTCGTCGTCACCGACGTGTTCGGCCGCGACGACCTCTCCGGCCTCGTGCAGAGCGCGCAGGTGCTCGGCGCGGCGCTGCTGGCCATGCCGGCGGCGTCGCTGGCGATGACCTACGGGCGACGCGTCGGGCTCGGCGTCACGTATGTGCTCGGCGCCGTGGGCGCGCTGATCGCGGTCGTCGCCACCGAGCTGGAGCTTTTCCCGCTGCTGCTGCTCGGCACGGCGTTGCTGGGCGGCGGGACGGCGGCCGGGCTGCAGGCCCGCTACGCCGCCACCGACCTCGCGCCGGCCGCCGGGCGGGGCCGCGCGCTCTCCGTCGTCGTCTGGTCCACGACGGTGGGCGCGGTGGCCGGGCCGAACCTCGCCGGGCCGTCCGGCGACCTCGCGTCGGCGCTGGGCATCGAGCCGCTGGCCGGGCCGTTCCTCATCGGCGCCGTGGTGCTCGGGCTGGGCGGGCTGGTGATCCTGGCGCGGCTGCGGCCCGACCCGCTGCTGACGGCGCGCCGCCGGGGCAGTGCGTCCGGCCATCCGCCCGTACGGCGCCGGGGCGTGCTTCGTGCCGGGTGGACGGCCATCGCGGCCAGCCCGCCCGCGGTGCTCGGGCTGCTCGCCATCGTCGTCGGGCACACCGTCATGGTGACGGTCATGGTCATGACGCCGGTGCACATGACGCACGGCGGCGCCTCGATCTCCGTCATCGGCTTCGTCATCAGCGTCCACGTGGCCGGCATGTACGCGCTCTCGCCGGTCATGGGCTGGCTGGCCGACAACGTCGGCCGGGTGCCGGTCATCCTGGGCGGCGTCATCGTGCTGCTCGGGTCGGTGGCGCTGGCGGGGACGGCGCACGAGGGGCACTCGCCGGGTCTGACGGCCGGGCTGTTCCTGCTCGGCCTCGGGTGGTCGGCGTGCATGGTGGCGGGCTCGACGCTGCTGACCGACGCCGTCGAGGTGGCCGAGCGGCCGGCCGTGCAGGGCGCGTCCGATCTGCTGATGGGCCTTGCGGCGGCCGGCGGGGGAGCGCTGGCCGGGGTCGTCGTCGGGTCGTACGGGTACGGCGTGCTGAACGCCGCCGCGGCCGGCCTGCTGGCCGTCCCGGTCATCGCGATGCTGATTCCGGCGTGTCGCTCGCTCTCGAACACCCGTTCGGCATAGAGTCGCTTCTGTCCACACCGGCGAGCTGTCGGCGCGGTTGTCCACAGGTCCGGGAATTCGTTCTCGATCTTGTCAGTGGCACCGCGTAACGTCTCCGGCGATGACCAAGAAAACGCAGGGCCGTGCGCCGGCCCGTCGACCCCAGGTGGTGCCCATGGCTGTTTCCGCGGACCGCGACAAGGCGCTCGAAGCCGCGCTCGCGCAGATCGAGCGCTCGTTCGGCAAGGGCTCGGTGATGCGGCTGGGCGAGGAGGCCCGGGTCCCCATCGAGGTGATCCCCACCGGCGCCATCTCCCTCGACGTCGCGCTCGGCATCGGCGGGCTGCCGCGCGGCCGGGTGATCGAGGTGTACGGCCCCGAGTCCTCCGGTAAGACCACCGTCGCGCTGCATGCGGTGGCCAACGCCCAGCGCGCCGGCGGCGTCGCGGGCTTCATCGACGCCGAGCACGCGCTCGACCCCGACTACGCGAAGGCGCTGGGGGTCGACACCGACTCCCTGCTCGTCTCCCAGCCCGACACCGGTGAGCAGGCGCTCGAGATCGCCGACACCCTCATCCGCTCCGGCGCCCTCGACATCATCGTCGTCGACTCGGTGGCGGCGCTGGTGCCCAAGGCCGAGATCGAGGGCGAGATGGGCGACAGCCACGTCGGCCTGCAGGCCCGGCTGATGAGCCAGGCGCTGCGGAAGATCGCC
Protein-coding sequences here:
- the recA gene encoding recombinase RecA translates to MAVSADRDKALEAALAQIERSFGKGSVMRLGEEARVPIEVIPTGAISLDVALGIGGLPRGRVIEVYGPESSGKTTVALHAVANAQRAGGVAGFIDAEHALDPDYAKALGVDTDSLLVSQPDTGEQALEIADTLIRSGALDIIVVDSVAALVPKAEIEGEMGDSHVGLQARLMSQALRKIAGALSQSKTTAIFINQLREKIGVFFGSPETTTGGKALKFYASVRLDVRRIETLKDGTDAVGNRTRVKVVKNKVAPPFKQAEFDIIYGEGISREGGLIDLGVEQSIVRKSGAWYTYEGDQLGQGKENARNFLKDNPDLADEIEKKIKEKLGVGPKLDAAVEEAPVDF
- a CDS encoding ABC transporter permease; the encoded protein is MSALAAVARALPIPAGAGLARTLIERNARAFRHGWVTLVSGVFEPIFYLFSLGVGLGALIGDVDAGGGRMVEYAAYVAPAMMAAAAMNGAVFDSTFNLFFKLKYAKLYDSVLATPLGPRDVAVGEIGWALLRGLLYSTTFLIVAAAAGVVHSWWALLALPAASLIGLAFAAVGMSVTTYLRSWQDFDYIQLALLPMFLFSATFYPLSTYDESIRWIVQATPLYHGVAMIRDLMLGDVAWGILAHVAYLAVMGLIGVLFAARRIERLLLR
- a CDS encoding MFS transporter, whose amino-acid sequence is MRTLVASQVAGGLGVSAAIAVGAVVVTDVFGRDDLSGLVQSAQVLGAALLAMPAASLAMTYGRRVGLGVTYVLGAVGALIAVVATELELFPLLLLGTALLGGGTAAGLQARYAATDLAPAAGRGRALSVVVWSTTVGAVAGPNLAGPSGDLASALGIEPLAGPFLIGAVVLGLGGLVILARLRPDPLLTARRRGSASGHPPVRRRGVLRAGWTAIAASPPAVLGLLAIVVGHTVMVTVMVMTPVHMTHGGASISVIGFVISVHVAGMYALSPVMGWLADNVGRVPVILGGVIVLLGSVALAGTAHEGHSPGLTAGLFLLGLGWSACMVAGSTLLTDAVEVAERPAVQGASDLLMGLAAAGGGALAGVVVGSYGYGVLNAAAAGLLAVPVIAMLIPACRSLSNTRSA
- a CDS encoding ABC transporter permease, producing the protein MATTHAQPREGRMAGRAFAYWLTNYRRVWQGTIISGFLGPLFFLVAMGFGLGSLVDGGGLGAPGYVEFIAPGILAAQAMQTAVGESTFPVMGALKWQRQYHAMLAAPLGVTDLVLGHVAFVAMRVAITSVAFAVVAVALGAVTSWWVLLAVPAAILTGLAFTTPVFAFAARQDNDAGFNVLFRFIVMPMFLFSGTFFPVSQLPAVLEAAAWVTPLWHGVELCRGLVLGTATAAGSLGHVAYLALWAVGGLWLAFASFRKRLVT
- a CDS encoding ABC transporter ATP-binding protein; translation: MTTDQPMITAHRLTKRFGGFTAVDAIDVEVRRGEAFGFLGPNGAGKSSTMRMIGCVSPPSDGSLRILGMDPGRDGPAIRARLGVVPQRDTLDEELTVRENILVYGRYFGLSRAHVRAKADELLEFAQLTERADSVVEPLSGGMKRRLTIARSLVNDPELLLLDEPTTGLDPQARHVLWDRLFRLKRSGVTLVLTTHYMDEAEQLCDRLVVMDGGRIVAEGSPRELIALHATREVLELRFADDDHAPYAAKLTDLAQRVEVLPDRLLLYTDDGDATAAAVQQRGLQPLSVLARRATLEDVFLHLTGRTLVD